One Mycobacterium kubicae genomic window carries:
- a CDS encoding helicase HerA-like domain-containing protein, with protein MSTESAAQRISAGYAVEGQALELGTVVIDGQSDTAAPIRIPLATINRHGLVAGATGTGKTKTLQLIAEQLSAAGVPVLMADVKGDLSGLARPGQGDEKILARAKDTGDAWEPTAYPVEFLSLGTDGAGVPVRATISSFGPILLSKVLGLNATQESTLGLIFHWADQNGYALLDLKDLREVISHLLSAEGKAELKSLGAVSPTTAGVILRALVNLEAEGADTFFGEPELDPQDLMRVDGAGRGVITLLEFGSQSLRPVMFSTFLMWVLADLFTFLPEVGDVDKPKLVFFFDEAHLLFTDASKAFLEQVEQTVKLIRSKGVGVFFCTQLPTDLPKEVLSQLGARIQHALRAFTPDDQKALTRTVRTYPKTDVYDLESALTSLGIGEAVVTVLSENGAPTPVAWTRIRVPRSLMAAIGTEAIGAAAQASPLHARYGQTIDRPSAYEMLHEKYSPAPQAEPDQPAPAPEAPMPRGQYDPLPGDDLQLPPMPAPAEPQGPPVWEQVLKNPTVKSAINTGVREITRSIFGTGRRRRR; from the coding sequence ATGAGCACCGAATCGGCGGCGCAGCGAATCTCGGCGGGTTATGCCGTCGAAGGCCAGGCCTTGGAGTTGGGCACCGTCGTCATCGACGGTCAATCCGACACCGCCGCGCCGATCCGCATCCCGCTGGCCACGATCAACCGGCACGGACTGGTCGCCGGTGCCACTGGAACGGGCAAAACCAAGACACTGCAGCTGATCGCCGAACAGCTCAGCGCGGCCGGGGTGCCGGTGTTAATGGCCGACGTCAAAGGTGATCTGTCCGGTTTGGCGCGCCCGGGCCAAGGCGACGAGAAGATTCTGGCCCGTGCCAAGGACACGGGTGATGCCTGGGAGCCGACGGCCTACCCCGTGGAGTTCTTGTCGCTGGGCACCGACGGAGCCGGCGTCCCGGTGCGGGCCACCATTTCCAGCTTCGGGCCAATCCTGCTGTCAAAGGTGCTGGGCCTCAACGCCACTCAAGAGTCGACGCTCGGCTTGATCTTCCACTGGGCCGATCAGAACGGGTATGCGTTACTCGACTTGAAGGACTTGCGCGAGGTCATCAGTCACCTGCTCAGCGCCGAGGGCAAGGCTGAGCTGAAATCGCTTGGGGCAGTGTCACCGACGACCGCCGGCGTCATCCTACGGGCGTTGGTCAATCTCGAAGCCGAGGGCGCCGATACCTTCTTCGGGGAGCCCGAACTCGACCCGCAGGATCTGATGCGTGTCGACGGTGCCGGCCGCGGCGTCATCACGCTGCTTGAATTCGGCAGCCAGTCGTTGCGCCCGGTGATGTTCTCCACCTTCCTGATGTGGGTGCTCGCGGACCTGTTCACCTTCCTGCCCGAGGTGGGTGACGTGGACAAGCCCAAACTGGTTTTCTTCTTCGACGAGGCGCACCTACTGTTCACCGATGCCTCGAAAGCCTTCCTCGAGCAAGTGGAGCAGACGGTCAAGCTGATCCGATCCAAAGGCGTCGGGGTGTTTTTCTGTACCCAGCTGCCCACCGATCTGCCCAAGGAGGTGCTGTCGCAGCTGGGCGCGCGCATCCAGCATGCGCTGCGCGCGTTCACTCCCGACGACCAGAAGGCGCTCACTAGAACGGTCCGTACCTACCCGAAAACCGATGTGTACGACCTGGAGTCGGCCTTGACGTCGCTGGGCATCGGCGAGGCCGTCGTCACCGTGCTGTCGGAAAACGGTGCGCCGACACCGGTTGCCTGGACCCGCATCCGGGTGCCGCGGTCCCTGATGGCAGCCATCGGCACCGAGGCGATCGGTGCCGCCGCCCAAGCCAGCCCGCTACACGCGCGATACGGCCAGACCATCGACCGGCCGTCGGCCTACGAGATGCTGCACGAGAAGTACTCGCCTGCCCCGCAGGCTGAGCCGGACCAACCCGCGCCGGCACCGGAAGCGCCGATGCCGCGCGGCCAGTACGATCCACTGCCCGGTGACGATCTGCAACTGCCGCCCATGCCCGCGCCCGCGGAGCCGCAGGGCCCCCCGGTGTGGGAACAGGTGCTGAAGAACCCGACGGTGAAAAGCGCCATCAACACCGGCGTGCGCGAGATAACCCGCAGCATCTTCGGTACTGGGCGTCGCCGCCGTAGATGA
- a CDS encoding L,D-transpeptidase: MAPLLRRRSWLAAVIIPVALFAVACSSGGGTAAPAKVISDKGTPFADLLVPKLTASVADGAVGVTVDAPVTVTVADGVLASVTMVNDNGRSIGGQLSPDGLRWQTTEQLGYNRRYTLNAKALGLGGAATRQMTFQTSSPAHLTMPYVVPGDGEVVGVGQPVAIRFDENIANRLAAEKAVKITTNPPVEGAFYWLNNREVRWRPEHFWKPGTNIDVAVNTYGVDLGDGMFGEDNVKTHFTIGDEVIATADDTTKILTVRVNGEVVKTMPTSMGKDSTPTANGIYTVGARFKHIIMDSSTYGVPVNSPNGYRTDVDWATQISYSGVFVHSAPWSVGAQGHTNTSHGCLNVSPSNAQWFYDHIKRGDIVEIMNTVGGTLPGTEGLGDWNIPWDQWRAGNAND; encoded by the coding sequence ATGGCGCCTTTGCTCAGACGTCGATCGTGGCTGGCTGCGGTCATCATCCCGGTAGCTCTGTTCGCTGTCGCCTGCAGCAGTGGAGGCGGCACCGCAGCGCCGGCGAAGGTCATCTCTGACAAGGGCACGCCCTTCGCGGACCTGCTGGTTCCCAAGCTGACGGCCTCGGTGGCCGACGGCGCCGTCGGTGTCACTGTGGATGCACCGGTGACGGTGACGGTCGCCGACGGCGTCCTTGCCTCGGTCACCATGGTCAACGACAACGGCCGGTCAATCGGCGGCCAACTCAGCCCCGACGGCCTGCGTTGGCAGACCACCGAACAACTCGGCTACAACCGCCGCTACACCCTGAACGCGAAGGCGCTCGGACTCGGTGGTGCGGCGACTCGCCAGATGACCTTCCAGACCAGCTCGCCCGCGCACTTGACGATGCCTTATGTGGTGCCCGGTGACGGTGAGGTCGTCGGGGTCGGTCAACCGGTGGCGATCCGGTTCGACGAGAACATCGCCAACCGCCTGGCCGCCGAGAAGGCCGTCAAAATCACCACCAACCCGCCCGTCGAAGGCGCGTTCTACTGGCTGAACAACCGCGAAGTCCGTTGGCGCCCCGAGCATTTCTGGAAGCCGGGAACCAACATCGACGTCGCGGTCAACACCTACGGCGTCGACCTGGGCGACGGCATGTTCGGTGAGGACAACGTCAAGACCCACTTCACCATCGGCGACGAGGTGATCGCCACAGCCGACGACACCACCAAGATCCTGACCGTGCGGGTCAACGGTGAAGTCGTCAAGACGATGCCCACATCGATGGGCAAGGACAGCACCCCGACGGCCAACGGCATCTACACGGTGGGCGCGCGGTTCAAGCACATCATCATGGACTCGTCGACGTACGGGGTGCCGGTCAACTCACCCAACGGCTACCGCACCGACGTAGATTGGGCGACGCAGATCTCCTACAGCGGAGTCTTCGTGCACTCCGCGCCCTGGTCGGTGGGCGCGCAGGGGCACACCAACACCAGCCACGGTTGTCTGAACGTGAGCCCAAGCAATGCGCAGTGGTTCTACGACCACATCAAGCGCGGCGACATCGTCGAGATAATGAACACCGTGGGCGGCACGCTGCCCGGCACCGAGGGTCTGGGGGACTGGAACATCCCGTGGGACCAGTGGCGCGCGGGTAACGCCAACGACTGA
- a CDS encoding MFS transporter, with amino-acid sequence MPGMSQPESDSAEHHVTEPVNQQQKFEYGAAKLQAGREPVTLKRSRVAAWALWDSGSTGLNAIVATFVFSVYLTSSVGEGLPGGTSPASWLGRAGAVAGLTIAILAPALGVWVESPHRRRVALSTLTGLAVALTCGMFFIRDSPGYLWAGLALLAATAACGDLSSVPYNAMLRQLSTPDTAGRISGLGWAAGYLGSVSLLILVYLGFISGTGEVRGLLHIPVRDGLNVRVAMLLAAAWLAILALPLLFVAHRLPNTGESSHPTSMLGGYRKLRADVAAEWRRDRNLVYFLLASAIFRDGLSAIFSFGAVLGVSVYGLSQGDVLMFGVAASTVAALGAVAGGFVDHRVGSKPVIIASLAAILAAAFTLMTLSGALAFWVCGLLLCLFIGPSQSSARALLLRMAQHGKEGMAFGLYTMTGRAVAFLGPWLFSVFVDVFNAVRAGLAGICVVLSVGLLTMLAVRVPRHGDAVVTEPS; translated from the coding sequence GTGCCGGGCATGAGTCAGCCGGAGTCGGATTCAGCTGAACACCACGTCACCGAACCGGTAAATCAGCAGCAGAAGTTCGAGTACGGGGCTGCAAAATTACAGGCTGGGCGCGAGCCGGTCACTCTCAAGCGCTCGCGGGTAGCCGCCTGGGCGCTATGGGACTCCGGCTCGACCGGCCTCAACGCGATCGTGGCGACATTCGTCTTCTCGGTCTACCTGACCAGCAGCGTCGGGGAAGGCCTGCCCGGCGGTACCTCCCCGGCAAGTTGGCTGGGCCGGGCCGGTGCGGTCGCGGGGCTGACGATCGCGATCCTGGCGCCGGCCCTGGGAGTCTGGGTCGAGTCCCCGCACCGGCGACGGGTGGCCTTGAGCACACTGACCGGCCTCGCGGTTGCGCTGACCTGCGGCATGTTCTTCATTCGGGACAGCCCCGGCTATCTATGGGCGGGGCTGGCACTGCTGGCAGCGACGGCCGCCTGCGGCGATTTGTCCAGCGTTCCCTACAACGCGATGCTGCGTCAGCTCTCGACCCCCGACACCGCCGGCCGGATTTCCGGCCTGGGCTGGGCGGCGGGTTACCTGGGCAGCGTCTCGTTGCTGATCCTGGTGTACCTGGGCTTCATATCCGGCACCGGTGAGGTCCGCGGCCTGTTGCACATTCCCGTGCGCGACGGACTCAACGTTCGGGTCGCGATGCTGCTGGCCGCGGCGTGGCTCGCGATACTGGCCCTACCGCTGCTCTTCGTCGCCCATCGGCTGCCGAACACCGGTGAGTCGTCGCACCCGACCAGCATGCTGGGCGGCTACCGCAAGTTACGGGCGGACGTCGCCGCCGAATGGCGCCGCGACCGCAACCTCGTCTACTTCCTGTTGGCTAGCGCCATCTTCCGCGACGGGCTCTCGGCGATATTCTCCTTCGGCGCGGTGCTGGGCGTGAGTGTGTACGGCCTCAGCCAAGGCGACGTGCTGATGTTCGGCGTGGCAGCCAGCACCGTCGCCGCACTGGGCGCAGTGGCCGGCGGGTTCGTCGATCACCGCGTCGGCTCCAAGCCCGTCATCATCGCGTCGCTGGCCGCAATCCTCGCCGCGGCGTTCACCCTGATGACGCTGTCCGGCGCCCTGGCCTTCTGGGTGTGCGGATTGCTGCTGTGCCTGTTCATCGGGCCGTCGCAGTCATCGGCGCGCGCCCTGTTGCTGCGCATGGCGCAGCACGGCAAAGAAGGCATGGCCTTCGGCCTGTACACCATGACCGGCCGAGCGGTGGCGTTCCTCGGACCGTGGTTGTTCTCGGTGTTCGTCGACGTCTTCAACGCGGTACGCGCCGGCTTGGCCGGCATTTGCGTGGTGCTGTCGGTCGGCCTGCTGACAATGCTGGCCGTGCGCGTGCCGCGCCATGGCGATGCGGTGGTGACCGAACCGTCTTAG
- the orn gene encoding oligoribonuclease translates to MRDELVWIDCEMTGLNLGSDKLIEIAALVTDADLNILGDGVDVVIHAEDAALSDMIDVVTEMHTRSGLIEEVKASTVDLATAEKMVLDYISEHVKQPKTAPLAGNSIATDRSFIARDMPQLDSFLHYRMIDVSSIKELCRRWYPRIYFGQPPKGLAHRALADIRESIRELQYYRRTAFVAPPGPSTSEIAAVVEGLEEGAGVSGDVDSADERPNS, encoded by the coding sequence GTGCGCGATGAATTGGTGTGGATCGACTGCGAGATGACCGGGCTCAACCTGGGCTCGGACAAGCTGATCGAGATCGCTGCCCTGGTCACCGATGCCGACCTGAACATCCTGGGCGACGGCGTCGACGTGGTGATCCATGCCGAAGACGCAGCGCTATCCGACATGATCGACGTCGTCACCGAGATGCATACGCGCTCGGGGCTGATCGAGGAAGTGAAGGCGTCGACGGTAGACCTGGCAACCGCGGAGAAAATGGTGCTCGACTACATCAGTGAGCACGTCAAGCAACCCAAGACCGCGCCGCTGGCGGGCAATTCGATTGCCACCGACCGTTCGTTCATCGCCCGCGACATGCCGCAACTCGACTCGTTCCTGCACTACCGCATGATCGACGTCAGCTCCATCAAGGAGCTGTGCCGGCGCTGGTATCCGCGGATCTACTTCGGCCAGCCACCTAAGGGACTCGCGCACCGGGCGCTGGCTGACATTCGCGAGTCGATCCGCGAGTTGCAGTACTACCGGCGCACCGCGTTCGTCGCCCCGCCCGGCCCCTCTACCAGCGAAATCGCCGCGGTGGTCGAGGGTCTTGAGGAAGGCGCGGGGGTCTCGGGTGATGTCGATTCGGCCGACGAGCGTCCGAACAGTTAG
- the cmrA gene encoding mycolate reductase (Catalyzes the final step in mycolic acid biosynthesis.) translates to MPIPAPSPDARAVVTGASQNIGEALATELAARGYSLIITARRENLLNELAGRLSDKYRVTVDVRPADLADPSDRAKLCEELASRPISILCANAGTATFGPVSGLDPAGEKAQVQLNALGVHDLTLAVLPGMVKRGAGGILISGSAAGNSPIPYNATYAATKAFANTFSESLRGELKNSGVHVTLLAPGPVRTEIPEGDEASLVEKLVPEFLWISTEHTAQVSLDALERNKMRVVPGLTSKAMSVASGYAPRAIVAPIVGAFYKKLGGG, encoded by the coding sequence ATGCCGATCCCCGCTCCCAGTCCTGACGCGCGCGCGGTTGTCACCGGAGCTTCGCAGAACATCGGTGAAGCGCTCGCTACCGAACTCGCCGCGCGCGGCTACAGCCTGATCATCACCGCACGGCGCGAAAACCTGCTGAACGAGTTGGCCGGCCGCCTGTCCGACAAGTACCGCGTCACCGTGGACGTTCGACCGGCCGACCTCGCCGATCCGTCAGACCGCGCCAAACTGTGTGAGGAATTGGCCTCCCGGCCCATCTCCATCCTGTGCGCCAACGCCGGCACCGCGACGTTCGGCCCGGTGTCCGGACTCGACCCGGCGGGCGAGAAGGCTCAGGTGCAGCTGAATGCGCTTGGCGTGCACGACCTTACGTTGGCGGTCTTGCCCGGAATGGTCAAGCGCGGAGCCGGCGGCATCTTGATATCGGGCTCGGCGGCGGGCAATTCACCCATCCCCTACAACGCGACCTATGCCGCGACCAAGGCCTTCGCGAACACCTTCAGCGAATCGTTGCGTGGTGAGTTGAAGAATTCCGGTGTGCATGTGACGCTGCTGGCGCCCGGGCCCGTGCGCACCGAGATACCCGAGGGTGACGAAGCGTCGCTGGTCGAAAAGCTCGTGCCGGAGTTCTTATGGATCTCCACCGAGCACACCGCGCAAGTATCGCTGGATGCGTTGGAGCGCAACAAGATGCGCGTCGTTCCGGGGTTGACTTCCAAGGCGATGTCGGTGGCAAGCGGTTACGCGCCGCGCGCCATCGTTGCCCCGATCGTCGGCGCCTTCTACAAGAAACTCGGCGGCGGTTAG